Proteins encoded together in one Coleofasciculus sp. FACHB-1120 window:
- a CDS encoding DEAD/DEAH box helicase: MTFRNLGLSTDLLRAVADSGYTEPTPIQQQAIPAILKGQDIFASAQTGTGKTAGFTLPLLQLLGTSNANQVHRTPRALILTPTRELADQVKDSVKTYGKYLSLRSAAIYGGVGIKPQVQTLHRGVDIVVATPGRLLDHLGQKTVDLSKIEILVLDECDRMLDMGFIRDIRRILAVLPPSRQTLMFSATFSKPIQQLASTLLKSPTQIEVAPRNTAAQQVEQVVHPVDRDRKRELLSHMIGFHNWQQVLVFTRTKHGANRLAEQLAQDGLKSAAIHGNKSQAARTRALQDFKQGKVRVLVATDVASRGLDIDQLPHVVNFELPNVPEDYVHRIGRTGRAGNEGRAVSLVSQDEYPFLKDIERLLNQTLVKDVIPGYEPTSSAKSGADQPKRQRSNQGRSNRAKPQTPSTPTRSPSQKPTAPGRAQKRLHTA, from the coding sequence ATGACATTTCGTAATCTCGGTCTTTCGACCGACCTGCTTCGTGCTGTTGCTGACTCTGGCTACACTGAGCCAACCCCCATTCAGCAGCAAGCAATTCCCGCCATCCTGAAAGGACAAGACATTTTCGCCAGCGCCCAAACTGGAACGGGCAAGACTGCTGGCTTTACCCTACCTTTACTGCAACTTCTGGGTACCAGCAACGCCAACCAGGTGCATCGCACGCCTCGCGCCCTCATCCTCACCCCAACGCGCGAACTGGCAGATCAGGTCAAAGATAGCGTCAAAACTTATGGCAAATACCTGTCGCTAAGATCCGCAGCGATCTATGGCGGCGTGGGAATTAAGCCGCAAGTTCAAACGCTGCATCGAGGAGTTGATATTGTAGTCGCTACGCCCGGTCGCTTGCTTGACCACCTTGGGCAAAAGACAGTCGATCTCTCGAAGATAGAGATACTGGTGCTGGATGAATGCGATCGCATGTTAGACATGGGCTTCATCCGCGACATCCGCAGAATTTTGGCAGTGCTACCTCCATCGCGGCAAACATTAATGTTTTCTGCCACGTTCTCTAAACCGATTCAGCAGCTTGCCAGCACCCTGCTAAAGTCTCCGACCCAGATCGAAGTGGCTCCCCGAAATACTGCTGCACAGCAGGTAGAGCAGGTGGTTCATCCGGTCGATCGCGATCGCAAGCGAGAACTGCTTTCTCATATGATTGGGTTCCACAATTGGCAACAAGTGCTAGTTTTCACCCGCACGAAACACGGAGCCAACCGTCTCGCTGAGCAACTTGCTCAAGATGGTCTGAAAAGCGCTGCCATTCATGGCAACAAAAGTCAGGCGGCTCGCACCCGTGCCCTGCAAGACTTTAAGCAAGGAAAAGTGCGGGTATTAGTCGCTACCGACGTAGCATCACGGGGTCTAGATATCGATCAGCTCCCCCATGTGGTCAATTTTGAACTCCCTAATGTACCAGAAGACTACGTGCATCGCATTGGTCGCACAGGTCGCGCTGGCAACGAGGGAAGAGCGGTTTCTCTTGTTAGCCAAGATGAATATCCATTTCTCAAAGACATCGAGCGATTGCTCAATCAAACCCTTGTTAAAGACGTGATTCCAGGCTACGAGCCAACCTCGTCAGCCAAGAGCGGGGCAGACCAACCGAAGCGTCAGCGCTCAAATCAAGGTCGTAGTAACCGCGCCAAGCCACAAACGCCATCCACACCGACTCGCAGCCCAAGCCAAAAGCCCACTGCACCAGGTCGCGCTCAGAAAAGGCTGCATACTGCTTAA
- the thrS gene encoding threonine--tRNA ligase gives MSVSESPASQEQPEKMYLPRPSESESLKKIRHTASHVMAMAVQKLFPKAQVTIGPWIENGFYYDFDNPEPFTEKDLKAIQKEMVKIINRKLPVIREEVSRQEAEGRIKAINEPYKLEILEDIEEPITIYHLGDQWWDLCAGPHLENTSELNPKAIELESVAGAYWRGDETKAQLQRIYATAWETPEQLAEYKRRKEEALRRDHRKLGKELGLFIFSDPVGPGLPLWTPKGTVLRTVLEDFLKQEQMKRGYQQVVTPHIARVDLFKTSGHWQKYQEDMFPLMAEDEQAAALEQGFVLKPMNCPFHIQIYKSELRSYRELPMRLAEFGTVYRYEQSGELGGLTRVRGFTVDDSHLFVTPEQLDSEFLKVVDLILSVFKSLQLKNFKARLSFRDPASDKYIGSDEAWEKSQGAIRRAVETLGMNYFEGIGEAAFYGPKLDFIFSDALDREWQLGTVQVDYNLPERFDLEYVAEDGSRKRPVMIHRAPFGSLERLIGILIEEYTGDFPLWLAPVQARLLTVSDAQLPFAQEVAQKMRSLGIRVEVDTSGDRMGKMIRNAEKEKIPVMAVVGAKEVESNSLSIRTRAAGDVGVIPVEEVLEKMKNAIANFDNF, from the coding sequence ATGAGCGTCTCAGAATCTCCAGCGTCTCAAGAACAGCCAGAAAAAATGTATTTGCCCCGTCCCAGCGAATCTGAATCGTTGAAGAAAATCCGTCACACCGCTTCCCACGTTATGGCAATGGCGGTGCAAAAGCTGTTTCCCAAAGCGCAGGTGACTATCGGCCCTTGGATTGAGAACGGCTTTTACTATGACTTTGATAATCCAGAGCCATTTACCGAAAAGGATTTGAAGGCCATCCAGAAAGAGATGGTCAAAATCATCAATCGGAAATTGCCGGTGATTCGGGAAGAAGTCAGCCGCCAGGAAGCTGAAGGTCGGATCAAGGCAATTAATGAGCCTTACAAGCTAGAAATATTAGAAGACATTGAGGAACCAATTACCATCTACCACTTGGGGGATCAATGGTGGGATTTGTGTGCAGGCCCTCATTTGGAAAATACCAGTGAGTTAAATCCGAAGGCAATTGAACTCGAAAGCGTTGCCGGTGCTTATTGGCGCGGCGATGAAACGAAAGCTCAACTCCAGCGCATTTATGCCACGGCTTGGGAGACCCCAGAACAGCTGGCTGAATATAAGCGCCGCAAGGAAGAAGCGCTGCGCCGCGATCACCGCAAACTCGGTAAAGAACTGGGACTCTTTATTTTCTCAGATCCGGTGGGACCGGGATTACCTCTGTGGACGCCGAAGGGAACGGTGTTGCGGACTGTTCTGGAAGACTTCCTGAAGCAGGAACAGATGAAACGGGGATACCAGCAGGTGGTGACGCCTCACATTGCCAGAGTCGATTTATTCAAAACTTCCGGACACTGGCAGAAATACCAAGAGGATATGTTTCCGCTGATGGCGGAAGATGAGCAGGCGGCGGCGTTGGAACAGGGATTCGTCCTGAAGCCGATGAATTGCCCCTTCCATATCCAAATCTATAAGAGCGAGTTGCGTTCTTATCGGGAACTACCGATGCGTTTGGCAGAATTTGGCACCGTCTACCGTTACGAGCAATCTGGGGAATTGGGCGGCTTAACGCGGGTGCGCGGTTTCACGGTGGATGATTCCCACTTATTCGTGACGCCAGAACAGCTAGACAGCGAATTCCTGAAAGTGGTGGATTTGATTCTGTCGGTGTTCAAGAGTCTGCAACTGAAAAACTTCAAGGCGCGGCTCAGTTTCCGCGATCCGGCTTCAGATAAGTACATTGGCTCTGATGAAGCGTGGGAGAAGTCTCAAGGTGCGATTCGCCGCGCCGTGGAAACCCTGGGGATGAACTACTTTGAAGGCATTGGCGAAGCAGCATTTTATGGCCCCAAACTGGATTTTATCTTCAGCGATGCCCTAGACCGCGAGTGGCAATTGGGTACTGTCCAGGTAGATTACAACCTGCCAGAACGGTTTGATTTGGAATATGTGGCGGAGGATGGTTCCCGGAAGCGTCCGGTAATGATTCACCGTGCCCCCTTCGGCTCTCTGGAACGGCTGATCGGGATCTTGATTGAAGAGTATACGGGGGATTTCCCCCTGTGGTTAGCACCAGTCCAAGCGCGATTGCTGACGGTGAGCGATGCCCAGTTACCTTTTGCTCAGGAAGTGGCGCAGAAGATGCGATCGCTCGGTATTCGCGTAGAAGTCGATACCAGTGGCGATCGCATGGGCAAAATGATTCGCAATGCCGAAAAGGAAAAAATCCCCGTCATGGCGGTGGTAGGAGCGAAAGAGGTGGAATCAAATAGCCTGAGTATTCGCACCCGCGCTGCTGGCGATGTGGGGGTAATTCCTGTAGAAGAAGTGTTGGAGAAGATGAAAAACGCGATCGCTAACTTCGACAATTTTTAA
- a CDS encoding DUF2605 domain-containing protein has translation MAPSNLPENELLKTVLQPLLEDFQYWFARSRALLETEEITFLSAQQQSDLLDRVKLAHAEVSTAQMLFQATDAQVGIETSVLMPWHQLVTECWQVSMRFHAEQSTSTNK, from the coding sequence ATGGCTCCTTCCAACTTGCCTGAAAATGAATTGCTGAAAACGGTATTACAACCGCTCTTAGAAGATTTTCAGTATTGGTTTGCGCGATCGCGCGCTCTATTAGAAACTGAAGAAATTACTTTTTTAAGTGCCCAACAGCAATCCGACTTGCTGGATCGAGTCAAGCTTGCTCATGCTGAAGTCAGCACGGCTCAGATGCTCTTCCAAGCGACTGATGCCCAAGTTGGCATTGAAACGTCAGTTCTGATGCCGTGGCACCAGTTGGTTACTGAGTGTTGGCAGGTGTCGATGCGCTTCCACGCTGAGCAATCCACTTCCACGAACAAGTAA
- a CDS encoding DUF2973 domain-containing protein has product MLHLLYLIAFTVLAFLAIGNMLRNLLTISSMDSQRRYPPGMQSQFRNSRSPYGSIPHPELLDDAGNPINEPLLVMRSMTVEDAREQLDALYKSSPGINGETSEEA; this is encoded by the coding sequence ATGTTACATCTGCTTTATCTAATTGCCTTTACTGTTCTGGCGTTTCTTGCCATTGGAAATATGCTCCGCAACTTGTTAACCATCAGTAGTATGGATTCTCAACGGCGCTACCCGCCAGGGATGCAGTCCCAATTTAGAAATTCTCGCTCTCCTTATGGCTCGATCCCGCACCCGGAACTATTAGATGATGCGGGAAACCCGATTAATGAACCGCTTCTGGTGATGCGTTCCATGACCGTAGAAGACGCCCGCGAACAATTGGACGCCCTCTACAAATCTTCTCCCGGTATCAATGGGGAAACGTCTGAGGAAGCATGA
- a CDS encoding amylo-alpha-1,6-glucosidase yields MAPDILELDGKTFVPAQELPIPEWPCVLGDRPQPTLTIKDNDLFLVTDTLGNIAGCLGDDMNSSMGLFCADTRFLSRLELQINGRPPVLLSSTSDKGFALSVLCTNPSMDGGARLEGGDKLEPNEQIDGGAIFDFAPLRADTIGINREIVLNGALFEELTVSNYSTSSIRFQLSLSFDADFVDLFVVRGYGRKHKGQLLRAVPKTQAAEPEKQEMTLAYQGLDGSVMESHIEFIHRQPDTLSGYTAVWQLEMDSHETQKLGYRLQMRTNNRPTSRVSAPITLVQARAAELSEQQEWRQHVTGIRSDKNTFNRVIERAEQDTYLLRQSFGKGKVLSAGVPWFSTLFGRDSIIAASQTLMLDPTIARETLTILAEYQGKTDNEWRDEQPGKILHELRLGEMARCEEIPHTPYYGTVDATPLWLMLYAEHFAWTADRETLELLWPNALAAMDWIDRNSKETGYLIYQRQSKRGLANQGWKDSGDCIVNRKGQMAMGAIALCEVQAYVYAAKIRLAEIARMKKRLDLADRWQDEARDLKNRFNRDFWIAAEDFCALALDGDGNQVDSITSNPGHCLYLDILTPEKAYSVAERLRAPDMFNGWGIRTLSSLSPAYNPMGYHVGSVWPHDNAMIAMGVRSLGLIDQALELAKALIDMTLQQPYQRPPELFCGYERTEDNTTVKYPVACSPQAWATGSIFQLLQMMVNLVPDAPNNCLRIIHPALPESINRLALQNLRVGQTLLDLEFERSGNTTACRVAKKRGNLRIVIEA; encoded by the coding sequence ATGGCACCGGATATTCTTGAACTGGACGGAAAAACCTTTGTTCCCGCACAAGAGCTGCCCATTCCAGAGTGGCCTTGCGTTCTTGGCGATCGCCCCCAACCGACTCTCACGATTAAAGACAATGACCTGTTTTTAGTCACTGATACCCTAGGCAACATTGCCGGGTGTTTAGGCGATGACATGAATAGCAGTATGGGGCTGTTCTGCGCCGATACGCGGTTTCTCAGTCGCCTGGAACTGCAAATTAACGGACGCCCCCCCGTCTTGCTCAGTAGCACCTCTGACAAAGGATTTGCCCTTTCAGTTCTGTGTACCAATCCCAGCATGGACGGAGGAGCGCGATTAGAAGGAGGGGATAAATTAGAGCCAAATGAGCAAATTGACGGCGGGGCAATTTTTGACTTTGCTCCCTTGAGAGCCGACACCATTGGAATTAACCGGGAAATTGTCCTAAATGGAGCGCTCTTTGAAGAATTAACCGTTTCCAACTACAGCACCAGTTCTATCCGCTTTCAACTGAGTCTCAGCTTTGATGCGGATTTTGTGGACTTATTTGTAGTCCGGGGATATGGTCGAAAACACAAGGGGCAGCTGTTACGAGCCGTGCCTAAAACTCAAGCCGCAGAACCCGAAAAGCAAGAAATGACGCTTGCTTATCAAGGGTTGGATGGCTCTGTAATGGAATCTCACATCGAGTTTATTCATCGTCAGCCAGACACTCTCAGCGGTTATACGGCGGTTTGGCAGCTAGAGATGGATTCCCACGAAACCCAAAAACTGGGCTATCGGCTGCAAATGCGTACCAATAACCGTCCCACGTCTAGGGTATCTGCCCCAATCACGCTAGTACAGGCTAGAGCCGCAGAGTTATCGGAGCAGCAAGAGTGGCGTCAACACGTAACCGGGATTCGCTCAGACAAAAACACGTTTAATCGAGTCATTGAGCGAGCCGAGCAGGATACTTATTTACTGCGCCAGTCTTTCGGCAAAGGGAAGGTACTCTCCGCTGGAGTGCCTTGGTTTTCGACGTTGTTTGGGCGCGACTCGATTATCGCGGCGTCGCAAACGCTGATGCTCGATCCGACAATTGCCCGCGAAACCCTAACGATCTTGGCTGAATACCAAGGGAAAACGGATAATGAGTGGCGCGATGAGCAGCCTGGGAAGATTTTGCACGAGCTGCGTTTGGGTGAAATGGCGCGTTGTGAAGAAATTCCCCATACGCCGTATTACGGCACCGTCGATGCGACACCGCTGTGGTTAATGCTGTACGCGGAACACTTTGCCTGGACAGCAGATCGGGAAACCCTGGAGCTATTGTGGCCGAATGCTTTGGCAGCAATGGATTGGATTGACCGCAACTCAAAGGAAACGGGTTATCTCATCTACCAACGTCAATCGAAGCGGGGTCTGGCGAATCAGGGGTGGAAAGACTCTGGCGACTGTATTGTGAATCGGAAAGGGCAGATGGCGATGGGCGCGATCGCTCTTTGTGAAGTTCAAGCTTATGTTTATGCTGCTAAAATCCGTCTGGCAGAAATTGCCCGAATGAAGAAGCGCCTTGATTTAGCGGACAGGTGGCAAGATGAGGCGAGAGATTTGAAGAATCGCTTTAATCGAGATTTTTGGATAGCAGCGGAAGACTTTTGTGCCTTGGCTTTGGATGGCGATGGCAATCAGGTTGATAGTATTACTTCTAACCCCGGTCACTGTCTGTATTTGGACATCCTGACGCCAGAAAAAGCTTATAGCGTCGCGGAACGGTTACGGGCACCGGATATGTTCAACGGCTGGGGGATTCGCACCCTCAGTAGTTTGTCTCCGGCTTATAATCCGATGGGCTATCATGTCGGTTCTGTATGGCCTCACGACAATGCAATGATTGCGATGGGAGTGCGATCGCTCGGTCTAATCGATCAAGCGCTGGAACTTGCCAAAGCTTTAATTGATATGACTTTACAGCAACCCTATCAACGACCGCCAGAACTTTTCTGCGGCTACGAACGCACAGAAGATAACACCACGGTCAAATATCCCGTCGCTTGTTCTCCTCAAGCTTGGGCAACTGGCAGTATCTTCCAGTTGCTGCAAATGATGGTAAATTTGGTGCCCGATGCTCCCAATAACTGCTTGCGGATTATTCACCCCGCTTTACCAGAATCGATTAATCGTCTAGCGCTACAGAACTTGAGAGTCGGGCAGACTTTGCTGGATTTAGAATTTGAGCGTTCCGGCAATACCACTGCCTGTCGGGTTGCCAAAAAACGCGGCAATTTACGGATTGTGATTGAAGCTTAA
- a CDS encoding glycoside hydrolase 100 family protein, which yields MGVEALEIEALQILVESLISYKGRLVGTPAAHTYIRDKNEINIPKKANKDPLNYDQVFIRDFVPVALLFLVKGEFTIQNGKKEVAINGKEIVKNFLEVTLELHQQERSETFLNTGRVLMPASFKILKNKKGKEHLEPDFGQHAIARVTPVDSSLWWIILLRAYWKATGNTALVHQADFQEGIRLILELCFSDRFDREPTLLVPDGACMIDRRMGIYGYPLEIQVLFYAALRAADELLDRKNHNNKDILSAIQKRLGSLANHIRTEYWMDMDRLNQTYQYNVEEYGATAINKYNIYAASIPYANLDEWLPEDGGYLVGNIGPSQMDFRFFSVGNLMAIVCSLVTNDQSEKIMNLIERRHKELLGQMPFKICYPAIEDEDWRILTGCDPKNSPWSYHNGGSWPVLMWMWAAAARKLGQDAKEEEYMQFAKAAIEKAGKRLQKEEWPEYYDGKSGHLIGREARRHQTWTCAGYLLAKELMTPSGLDPLELIKFKEKTYAKN from the coding sequence ATGGGAGTAGAGGCGCTGGAAATAGAAGCATTACAAATACTGGTGGAGTCGCTTATCTCTTATAAAGGACGGCTGGTTGGAACTCCAGCTGCTCATACTTATATCAGAGATAAAAATGAAATAAATATTCCCAAAAAAGCTAATAAAGATCCGCTGAATTATGACCAAGTTTTTATTCGCGATTTTGTTCCGGTAGCACTTTTATTTTTAGTGAAAGGTGAATTTACTATTCAAAATGGCAAAAAAGAGGTAGCAATCAACGGCAAGGAAATTGTCAAAAATTTTCTAGAAGTAACCTTAGAACTCCACCAGCAAGAAAGATCCGAAACTTTTTTGAATACGGGTCGAGTTTTAATGCCAGCCAGCTTCAAAATTCTTAAGAATAAGAAAGGAAAAGAACACCTAGAACCCGATTTTGGTCAGCACGCGATCGCTAGAGTCACGCCGGTTGATTCCAGCCTTTGGTGGATTATCCTGTTGAGGGCTTATTGGAAAGCGACAGGAAACACCGCTTTAGTCCATCAAGCCGACTTCCAAGAAGGGATCAGGTTAATTCTGGAACTTTGTTTTAGCGATCGCTTCGATCGAGAACCCACGCTTTTAGTGCCTGATGGAGCTTGTATGATTGACCGTCGGATGGGCATCTATGGATACCCTCTAGAAATCCAAGTTCTCTTCTACGCTGCCTTGCGTGCTGCTGATGAGCTACTCGATCGCAAAAATCACAACAATAAAGATATTCTCTCAGCAATACAGAAACGATTGGGTTCTCTAGCGAACCATATTCGGACTGAGTATTGGATGGATATGGATCGCCTAAATCAGACCTATCAGTACAATGTTGAAGAATATGGCGCAACCGCTATCAACAAATATAATATCTATGCCGCATCCATTCCTTATGCAAATTTAGACGAGTGGCTACCAGAAGACGGGGGTTATTTAGTCGGAAATATTGGCCCATCACAGATGGATTTCCGATTCTTTTCGGTGGGTAACTTGATGGCGATTGTTTGTTCTTTAGTGACCAACGATCAGTCCGAGAAAATCATGAATCTCATCGAAAGACGGCATAAAGAGCTACTTGGACAAATGCCGTTCAAAATCTGTTATCCAGCCATAGAAGACGAAGATTGGAGAATTTTGACGGGTTGCGATCCTAAAAATAGCCCTTGGTCGTATCACAATGGGGGCAGTTGGCCTGTTTTGATGTGGATGTGGGCAGCCGCCGCTCGAAAATTGGGTCAAGATGCAAAAGAAGAAGAATATATGCAGTTTGCAAAAGCAGCAATTGAAAAAGCTGGAAAACGTTTGCAAAAAGAAGAGTGGCCTGAATATTATGACGGGAAAAGCGGTCACTTAATTGGCAGAGAAGCCAGAAGGCATCAAACCTGGACTTGTGCCGGGTATTTATTAGCAAAAGAATTGATGACACCCTCTGGTTTAGATCCCCTAGAATTAATCAAATTCAAGGAAAAAACTTATGCCAAAAATTAG
- a CDS encoding glycosyltransferase family 4 protein translates to MRIAQIAPLWERVPPFRYGGIELIVSLLTDELVRRGHQVTLFASGDSITKAQLKSVHKQALRLDPKIKEPGVYELMMLSQVYQQAHHFDIIHSHVGYAALPYTPFVKTPTVHTTHGIFTPDNEKIFRQFAWEPYISISEAQREPRLGLNYIHTVYNGIDPAVYPFQEKAIEPPYLAFVGRISPEKGPEGAIQIARASGYPLKMAGKVDPVDKVYFQEQIKPLIDGEQIQYLGEVSHEEKAQLLGEATVTLFPITWREPFGLVMIESMATGTPVIGMAMGSVPEVIAHGKSGFVCHSLQEMIDAIPQAMTLNRQTCRDYVLSRFSIKTMVDEYERAYQMTLVGNPEGGKN, encoded by the coding sequence ATGAGAATTGCCCAAATTGCACCGTTGTGGGAACGAGTGCCACCTTTTCGTTACGGTGGGATTGAACTAATTGTCAGTTTACTGACTGATGAATTAGTTCGGCGCGGTCATCAAGTAACATTATTCGCCTCTGGGGACTCGATTACAAAAGCTCAGCTAAAGTCGGTACATAAGCAGGCGCTGCGCTTAGATCCAAAGATTAAAGAGCCTGGAGTTTATGAGCTAATGATGCTTTCGCAAGTTTATCAACAGGCGCATCACTTTGATATTATTCACTCCCACGTCGGCTATGCTGCTCTGCCTTATACCCCTTTTGTGAAGACCCCAACCGTACACACCACACACGGTATTTTCACGCCAGATAATGAGAAAATATTCCGGCAATTTGCTTGGGAGCCTTATATCAGTATCAGTGAAGCTCAGAGAGAACCCCGACTTGGTTTAAATTACATCCATACGGTCTACAACGGCATTGACCCAGCAGTATATCCCTTCCAGGAAAAAGCAATTGAACCGCCCTATCTAGCCTTTGTGGGGCGTATTTCCCCAGAAAAAGGTCCGGAAGGAGCGATACAAATTGCTCGGGCCAGCGGCTATCCTTTGAAAATGGCAGGTAAGGTTGACCCGGTAGACAAAGTTTATTTTCAAGAACAGATAAAACCGCTGATTGATGGCGAACAAATCCAGTATCTAGGTGAAGTTTCTCACGAAGAAAAAGCGCAGTTACTAGGAGAGGCAACCGTGACGCTGTTCCCGATTACCTGGCGCGAACCATTTGGCTTGGTAATGATTGAATCGATGGCAACGGGGACGCCAGTGATTGGAATGGCGATGGGTTCGGTGCCAGAAGTCATCGCGCATGGCAAGAGTGGATTTGTTTGCCATTCTCTACAAGAAATGATTGACGCAATCCCACAGGCAATGACCTTAAACCGCCAGACGTGCCGAGACTACGTTTTAAGTCGTTTTAGCATCAAGACGATGGTGGATGAGTATGAACGAGCTTATCAAATGACATTGGTGGGGAATCCGGAAGGAGGAAAAAACTAG
- a CDS encoding cytochrome P450 translates to MTLPDGPQTPQFLQLLQWISQPVQYLETSVKAYGDCFTARWGGFPPYVLISHPQGIQELLTTDPRQFNSGSGNKILQPFLGDQSLILLDGERHQRQRQLLTPPFHGERMRAYGKLICDITEEVMSRLTIGKPFPVRATMQEISLETILAAVFGINEGQRFQQLKELLTSMLDAVSSPLSSAVLFFPSLQRDFGSWSPWGIFLRQRQQIDQLIYAEIQQRREKFDPDRTDILTLLMSARDADGQPMTDEELRDELMTLLFAGHETTASAIAWALYWIHHQPEVHDKLLQELDSVGDVSDVSAISKLPYLNAVCSETLRIYPVAIFTFGRITRSPVQLMDYQFDAGTVLAACIYLVHHREDIYPQANCFKPERFLERQFSPYEYLPFGGSNRRCIGMAFALFEMKLVLAKMFSCYQLALTDKRPVKPVRRGVTLAPPATMRMLITSQRSQNTQSYQPLSTSA, encoded by the coding sequence ATGACACTGCCTGATGGACCGCAGACACCGCAATTCCTGCAACTACTCCAATGGATTTCCCAGCCCGTGCAGTACCTAGAAACGTCTGTGAAAGCTTATGGTGACTGCTTCACAGCCCGCTGGGGTGGCTTTCCCCCGTATGTACTCATCTCTCACCCGCAAGGAATTCAGGAGCTGTTAACGACAGATCCTAGACAGTTTAACAGCGGTAGTGGGAATAAGATTTTACAACCTTTTCTGGGCGACCAATCTCTGATACTACTGGATGGCGAGCGCCACCAGCGCCAGCGACAGCTACTGACTCCCCCCTTTCACGGGGAACGAATGCGAGCTTACGGCAAGTTGATTTGTGACATTACCGAAGAAGTCATGAGTCGCCTGACGATTGGCAAACCCTTCCCAGTCCGGGCTACCATGCAAGAAATTTCTCTGGAAACCATCTTAGCGGCTGTCTTTGGCATTAATGAGGGTCAGCGTTTCCAGCAACTCAAGGAACTCCTCACTTCGATGCTGGATGCTGTGAGTTCTCCTCTTTCGTCCGCCGTCCTCTTTTTTCCATCACTCCAACGAGATTTTGGTTCTTGGAGTCCTTGGGGAATTTTTCTTCGCCAACGACAGCAAATTGACCAACTCATTTACGCCGAGATTCAGCAACGCCGGGAGAAATTCGATCCGGATCGCACAGATATCCTGACGCTGCTGATGTCTGCGCGGGATGCGGACGGACAACCGATGACGGATGAGGAATTGCGCGATGAATTAATGACTCTCCTGTTCGCGGGTCACGAAACCACGGCTTCTGCGATCGCCTGGGCGTTGTATTGGATACACCATCAACCAGAGGTACATGACAAGCTTCTCCAGGAGCTGGATAGTGTTGGGGATGTTTCAGATGTCAGCGCCATTTCTAAACTGCCCTATCTAAACGCTGTTTGCTCGGAGACGTTGCGAATTTACCCAGTGGCGATATTTACTTTTGGTCGAATTACGCGATCGCCAGTGCAGCTGATGGACTATCAATTTGATGCCGGTACAGTGCTTGCTGCCTGTATTTATCTAGTTCATCACCGGGAGGATATTTACCCGCAAGCAAATTGTTTCAAACCTGAGCGCTTTTTAGAACGGCAATTTTCTCCCTATGAATATTTGCCCTTTGGTGGTAGCAATCGTCGTTGTATCGGCATGGCATTTGCCTTGTTTGAAATGAAGTTGGTACTGGCGAAGATGTTCTCGTGTTATCAACTGGCTCTCACGGATAAACGTCCCGTTAAACCTGTCCGTCGTGGCGTTACCTTAGCCCCCCCGGCAACGATGCGGATGCTTATAACCAGTCAGCGTTCCCAGAATACTCAATCATATCAGCCCCTGTCTACTTCTGCATAA